Proteins from one Vicugna pacos chromosome 25, VicPac4, whole genome shotgun sequence genomic window:
- the WDR97 gene encoding WD repeat-containing protein 97 isoform X4 — translation MESNVLDASNPFTAEGDLLLSDLDLYDADIYDVPDPGLLKERNESSFSEPAPRLFTSNSQWQNMSPSARARQLWLLLRTGLQNFVEKEKKAELRVARLTHGLEPLRRLEVAPGLRSVAQDPVGRRFVMLDGAGHLHLHREDGWMQKKLLAPAALTGLVTVLGPLGTVGRFVGWGPVGLAILRSDFSLLWPSKPGVHRVPGCEPICCLPVPDLGLLLVAEADGSLALWKFRSGGRRLVPHRSPLQPLPGQAGALARLALGPQPPHQVPCCFAAYGSAVLTFDLQAWVLIDVRQDLHKTTICDLAYCRDVEAMVTASRDSTVKVWEADWQIRMVFVGHTGPVTAVAVLPNTTLLLSASQDGTLRTWDLQAAAQVGEVALSCWGRGVSSESVNRLLAPAGPGWPLLSLRASSLELWRLRELYSPLAQLSAPVLHLQVAPALPTPLHPPLPVRLVCACADGSVYLVSVSTGRTVSVLLLEPADCVAAVAYCLPREALWLLTHAGHLLCANAARCPMRVLHRLCPPPPPAPRPCCLHLYSHLTDPSSAFATWEIVRQLKDELCPSDMAWAWKDKNRYLPVVGHTDGALSVLDLRSSKRVFHMVAHSPGPVTAIESTWNSIVSSGGDLTVKMWRVFPYAEESLSLLRTFSCCHPAVVLCALGKHVTVGFEDPHSATYGLVQFGLDSSPRYDHQPQDDPTDHITGLCCCPTLKLYACSSLDCTIRIWTAENRLLRTALSFIHRQTAAPQQPVLEEDLEALVARDQDLQQLRLGLVSPAAQAPLSGQQCQEAFDNYLRLIYGPGLLGKYAGRESQQCSALPLTVERETWEVCNLPRDAPSLGQAGVCTEAPPASMTLPPQDLGALGRRFARPPRVPLPVPPHHQRVHSRASQLLARSSLSCELGLSLDLQLQLEWLCRETPVAPDPLSSHLQHRIPLPLKRRPQELLSNLGGFFPATMQPYKKLTRPVHFPGCVPNSAVLQQMWLPGEVRGLSALGQLTHSSRPKPGVSQDDLWLVRGIRRQHAMWQQSLIQWLGEEEDKELLDWASDALSPCGQLSDQLLESEELKAQVSEYLTQRPMGSHDDTTRTETHFRRPPHQRGRAIWEERHGHLPSFLHFFVGQNWFKKLFPIFTLEVWGSLGSVGSGMGWGGWRPGLGQGAGLSMRVLQAYPEVGTVEGLALLFMDLLDEASWANRVDILHALLRLLPDVSRGLCGRLQGILVRLLNLDQPPSFEDKTQKQFVMLALQLLLACSLESREVVLELMSYFLYSPASCRPELKKLLDGLGLQDPQGFLFQEMLTWVQGPDCDSKAALRKRCCQKLEEMIQQLQMETLQPSVAKLSEILPQVSETSAPLPPAKEGLSQTSMASGATVHISVTPSVRSWMPSLVVSPGEPDVAALESQAQQMPPQTRFRQTRRTLSETLIHFCSSPTALLDEPLLLEQMDWSQSKVLDLGPIDALNFFCKQQQVRQQGHQQEDPGSPRPALRPRPQGPSTVVPELRDRRYYPILRLQEARAQRSPMKLRGLTVLLAPRSDAVPAPAGPHPGQLHPDPEAAAATGGTAAFPPRLAQACPSTALTALAASPAALLPARRHGP, via the exons ATGGAGTCGAATGTGTTGGATGCGAGCAACCCCTTTACAGCAGAAGGCGACCTCCTGCTTTCAGACCTGGACCTGTACGACGCTGACATCTATGATGTCCCGGACCCGGGGCTGCTCAAGGAAAGGAATG AGTCATCGTTTTCGGAGCCGGCCCCACGGCTTTTTACCAGCAACTCACAGTGGCAGAACATGAGCCCGAGCGCCCGTGCCCGCCAGTTGTGGCTGCTCCTGCGTACAGGCCTCCAGAACTTCGTGGAAAAG GAGAAGAAAGCTGAGTTGCGCGTGGCGCGTTTGACCCACGGGCTGGAGCCACTGCGCCGCCTGGAGGTGGCACCCGGGCTACGTTCGGTGGCACAGGACCCGGTGGGCCGACGCTTTGTGATGCTGGATGGTGCGGGCCACCTGCACTTGCACAGGGAGGACGGCTGGATGCAGAAGAAGCTGCTGGCTCCTGCTGCTCTCACGGGGCTAGTGACAGTGCTGGGTCCGCTGGGCACTGTGGGCCGCTTTGTGGGCTGGGGCCCAGTGGGTCTGGCCATACTGAGATCTGACTTCAGCTTACTGTGGCCGAGTAAGCCAGGGGTGCACAGGGTGCCAGGCTGTGAGCCCATCTGCTGCCTGCCAGTGCCCGATCTCGGGCTGCTGCTAGTGGCCGAGGCAGATGGCAGCCTGGCGCTTTGGAAGTTCCGTTCAGGTGGCCGCCGCCTGGTTCCGCACAGGTCACCTCTGCAGCCACTGCCGGGCCAGGCAGGTGCACTTGCGCGTCTGGCTCTGGGGCCTCAGCCTCCCCATCAGGTCCCGTGCTGCTTCGCAGCCTATGGCTCAGCCGTGCTCACCTTTGATCTGCAAGCCTGGGTTCTCATAGATGTGCGTCAAGATCTGCACAAAAC TACCATCTGCGACCTGGCGTACTGCAGAGATGTAGAGGCCATGGTGACAGCTTCCCGGGACAGCACGGTGAAGGTGTGGGAGGCTGACTGGCAGATCCGGATGGTGTTCGTGGGCCACACAG GCCCGGTGACTGCAGTGGCTGTGCTCCCCAACACAACCCTGCTGCTGTCAGCTTCGCAGGACGGGACGCTGCGCACATGGGACCTGCAGGCAGCGGCGCAGGTGGGCGAGGTGGCGCTGAGCTGCTGGGGCCGGGGCGTGTCGTCCGAGAGCGTGAACCGCCTGCTGGCCCCCGCCGGCCCCGGCTGGCCCTTGCTCTCCTTGCGTGCCAGCAGCCTGGAGCTGTGGCGCCTGCGTGAGCTCTACTCGCCTTTGGCGCAGCTGTCAGCGCCGGTGCTGCACCTGCAGGTGGCGCCCGCGCTGCCCACGCCCCTGCACCCGCCGCTGCCTGTGCGCCTCGTGTGCGCGTGCGCCGATGGCTCGGTCTACCTGGTGTCCGTCTCGACGGGACGCACCGTGAGTGTGCTTCTGCTTGAGCCTGCAGACTGCGTGGCTGCCGTGGCCTATTGCCTGCCTCGCGAAGCACTGTGGCTGCTGACACATGCGggacacctgctgtgtgccaatgCGGCTCGCTGCCCCATGCGGGTACTGCACCGCCTGTGCCCGCCGCCACCCCCTGCGCCCAGGCCCTGCTGCCTGCACCTCTACAGCCACCTCACAGACCCCAGTAGTGCATTTGCCACCTGGGAGATTGTGCGCCAGCTCAAGGACGAGCTGTGCCCCAGTGACATGGCCTGGGCCTGGAAGGACAAGAACCG GTACCTGCCTGTGGTGGGGCACACCGACGGCGCCCTGTCCGTGCTCGACTTGCGCTCATCGAAGAGAGTCTTCCACATGGTGGCACACAGCCCAGGACCCGTCACCGCCATCGAGTCCACCTGGAACAGCATCGTGTCCTCCG GGGGAGACTTGACTGTGAAGATGTGGCGCGTCTTCCCCTACGCTGAGGAGAGCCTGAGCCTGCTTCGCACCTTCTCCTGCTGCCACCCGGCCGTGGTACTCTGTGCACTTGGGAAGCACGTCACTGTGGGCTTTGAGGACCCccacagtgccacctatggcttgGTGCAGTTCGGCCTGGACAGCAGCCCACGCTATGATCACCAGCCTCAGGACGACCCCACAGACCACATCACCG GCCTGTGCTGCTGTCCCACACTTAAGCTGTATGCCTGCTCCAGCCTCGACTGCACCATCCGCATCTGGACAGCAGAGAACCGCCTGCTGcg CACAGCCTTGTCCTTCATCCATCGCCAGACGGCAGCACCTCAGCAGCCAGTGttggaggag gactTGGAAGCCCTGGTTGCCCGGGACCAAGACCTTCAGCAGCTGAGACTGGGGCTGGTGAGCCCGGCCGCCCAGGCCCCACTCTCTGGGCAGCAGTGCCAGGAGGCCTTCGATAACTACCTCCGTCTGATCTACGGCCCCGGCCTGTTG GGCAAGTATGCTGGAAGAGAGTCCCAGCAGTGCAGTGCCTTGCCCCTCACTGTGGAGAGAGAGACCTGGGAAGTGTGCAACCTGCCCAGAGACGCCCCTAGCCTCGGACAGGCTGGGGTCTGCACTGAAGCCCCCCCAGCGTCAATGACCCTGCCACCACAGGACCTGGGGGCTCTGGGCCGGCGATTTGCCCGCCCTCCCCGAGTGCCCCTGCCTGTCCCACCCCACCACCAGAGGGTGCACAGCAGAGCATCCCAG CTGCTGGCTCGCTCCTCCTTGAGCTGTGAGCTGGGCCTCAGTCTGGACCTGCAGCTGCAGTTGGAGTGGCTCTGCAGGGAGACGCCTGTGGCCCCGGACCCCCTGTCCTCCCACCTGCAGCATAGG ATCCCCCTGCCACTGAAGAGGCGGCCCCAGGAGCTTCTCTCCAACCTCGGGGGCTTCTTTCCCGCCACCATGCAGCCCTACAAG aaattgacacggcCTGTCCACTTCCCGGGCTGCGTGCCCAACTCCGCGGTGCTGCAGCAGATGTGGCTCCCTGGGGAGGTCAGAGGACTCAGTGCCCTGGGCCAGCTCACCCACAGTAGCAGACCAAAg CCAGGCGTGAGCCAGGACGACCTGTGGCTGGTGAGGGGCATCAGACGGCAGCACGCCATGTGGCAGCAGAGCCTGATCCAGTGGTTGGGGGAAGAGGAGGACAAGGAGCTGCTGGACTGGGCCTCAGATGCCCTGAGCCCCTGTGGGCAGCTCTCTGACCAGCTGCTGGAGTCTGAGGAGCTAAAGGCTCAG GTCTCTGAGTACTTGACCCAGAGGCCCATGGGCTCCCATGACGACACCACCAGGACAGAGACCCATTTCCGCCGCCCCCCACACCAGCGTGGGCGCGCGATCTGGGAAGAGCGCCACGGGCACCTGCCTAGCTTCCTGCATTTCTTCGTTGGCCAGAACTGGTTTAAAAAGCTGTTCCCCATCTTCACCCTGGAGGTTTGGGGGAGTCTTGGGAGCGTGGGCTCAGGTATGGGATGGGGAGGCtggaggcctgggctggggcagggggcaggcctCAGCATGCGGGTCCTGCAGGCGTACCCTGAGGTGGGCACGGTGGAGGGCCTGGCCTTGCTGTTCATGGACCTGCTGGACGAGGCCTCTTGGGCCAACCGCGTGGACATCCTGCATGCGCTGCTAAGGCTGCTGCCCGACGTCAGCAGAGGCCTCTGTGGCCGGCTGCAGGGCATCCTTGTGCGCTTGCTCAACCTGGACCAGCCGCCGAGCTTCGAG GACAAGACCCAGAAGCAATTCGTGATGCTGGCGCTGCAGCTGCTCCTGGCCTGCTCCCTGGAGTCCCGCGAGGTGGTGCTGGAGCTCATGTCCTACTTCCTCTACTCGCCTGCCTCCTGCCG GCCAGAGCTCAAGAAGCTGCTGGACGGACTAGGCCTTCAGGACCCGCAGGGCTTCCTGTTCCAGGAGATGTTGACCTGGGTCCAGGGCCCAGACTGTGACTCCAAGGCCGCACTGCGCAAGCGCTGCTGCCAGAAGCTGGAGGAAATGATCCAGCAGCTGCAG ATGGAAACCCTGCAGCCGTCTGTGGCCAAGTTGTCCGAGATCTTGCCCCAGGTCTCGGAGACCTCAgcacccctccctcctgccaaggAGGGCCTGTCGCAGACTTCCATGGCCTCTGGGGCAACTGTTCACATCTCTGTGACCCCCTCGGTCCGCTCCTGGATGCCCTCGCTGGTGGTCTCACCTGGGGAGCCGGACGTGGCCGCCCTGGAGTCTCAGGCCCAGCAGATGCCACCACAGACGCGCTTCAGGCAGACCAGACGCACACTCTCTGAGACCCTGATTCACTTCTGCTCTTCGCCCACTGCACTGCTGGATGAGCCTCTGCTGCTGGAGCAGATGGACTGGTCACAGTCAAAAGTGCTGGACCTGGGGCCCATCGACGCCCTCAACTTCTTCTGCAAGCAGCAGCAGGTTAGGCAGCAGGGCCACCAGCAGGAGGACCCAGGGAGCCCGCGCCCTGCCCTGCGCCCACGCCCTCAGGGGCCCAGCACCGTGGTGCCAGAGCTCCGAGATCGCCG GTACTACCCTATCCTCCGGCTTCAGGAGGCCAGGGCCCAGAGGTCTCCAATGAAACTGAGgg GCCTCACTGTCCTGCTGGCTCCCAGGTCAGATGCTGTCCCAGCTCCGGCCGGGCCGCACCCTGGACAACTCCATCCGGACCCTGAAGCTGCCGCTGCCACGGGTGGAACTGCAGCCTTTCCCCCTAGACTGGCCCAGGCCTGCCCGTCCACTGCCCTCACTGCTCTTGCAGCCAGCCCTGCAGCGCTACTTCCTGCCAGACGACACGGACCCTGA
- the WDR97 gene encoding WD repeat-containing protein 97 isoform X2: protein MESNVLDASNPFTAEGDLLLSDLDLYDADIYDVPDPGLLKERNESSFSEPAPRLFTSNSQWQNMSPSARARQLWLLLRTGLQNFVEKEKKAELRVARLTHGLEPLRRLEVAPGLRSVAQDPVGRRFVMLDGAGHLHLHREDGWMQKKLLAPAALTGLVTVLGPLGTVGRFVGWGPVGLAILRSDFSLLWPSKPGVHRVPGCEPICCLPVPDLGLLLVAEADGSLALWKFRSGGRRLVPHRSPLQPLPGQAGALARLALGPQPPHQVPCCFAAYGSAVLTFDLQAWVLIDVRQDLHKTTICDLAYCRDVEAMVTASRDSTVKVWEADWQIRMVFVGHTGPVTAVAVLPNTTLLLSASQDGTLRTWDLQAAAQVGEVALSCWGRGVSSESVNRLLAPAGPGWPLLSLRASSLELWRLRELYSPLAQLSAPVLHLQVAPALPTPLHPPLPVRLVCACADGSVYLVSVSTGRTVSVLLLEPADCVAAVAYCLPREALWLLTHAGHLLCANAARCPMRVLHRLCPPPPPAPRPCCLHLYSHLTDPSSAFATWEIVRQLKDELCPSDMAWAWKDKNRYLPVVGHTDGALSVLDLRSSKRVFHMVAHSPGPVTAIESTWNSIVSSGGDLTVKMWRVFPYAEESLSLLRTFSCCHPAVVLCALGKHVTVGFEDPHSATYGLVQFGLDSSPRYDHQPQDDPTDHITGLCCCPTLKLYACSSLDCTIRIWTAENRLLRLLQLNGAPQALTFCNNSGDLVLALGSRLCLVSHMLYLPTSYLVKVCTECQVGRVGLLSADEPAGPGLQAPLPAQKLYGKVPDMVDDPPLPLKSQESLTSAQLWRLANLHGAASLSTALSFIHRQTAAPQQPVLEEDLEALVARDQDLQQLRLGLVSPAAQAPLSGQQCQEAFDNYLRLIYGPGLLGKYAGRESQQCSALPLTVERETWEVCNLPRDAPSLGQAGVCTEAPPASMTLPPQDLGALGRRFARPPRVPLPVPPHHQRVHSRASQLLARSSLSCELGLSLDLQLQLEWLCRETPVAPDPLSSHLQHRIPLPLKRRPQELLSNLGGFFPATMQPYKKLTRPVHFPGCVPNSAVLQQMWLPGEVRGLSALGQLTHSSRPKPGVSQDDLWLVRGIRRQHAMWQQSLIQWLGEEEDKELLDWASDALSPCGQLSDQLLESEELKAQVSEYLTQRPMGSHDDTTRTETHFRRPPHQRGRAIWEERHGHLPSFLHFFVGQNWFKKLFPIFTLEVWGSLGSVGSGMGWGGWRPGLGQGAGLSMRVLQAYPEVGTVEGLALLFMDLLDEASWANRVDILHALLRLLPDVSRGLCGRLQGILVRLLNLDQPPSFEDKTQKQFVMLALQLLLACSLESREVVLELMSYFLYSPASCRPELKKLLDGLGLQDPQGFLFQEMLTWVQGPDCDSKAALRKRCCQKLEEMIQQLQMETLQPSVAKLSEILPQVSETSAPLPPAKEGLSQTSMASGATVHISVTPSVRSWMPSLVVSPGEPDVAALESQAQQMPPQTRFRQTRRTLSETLIHFCSSPTALLDEPLLLEQMDWSQSKVLDLGPIDALNFFCKQQQVRQQGHQQEDPGSPRPALRPRPQGPSTVVPELRDRRYYPILRLQEARAQRSPMKLRGLTVLLAPRSDAVPAPAGPHPGQLHPDPEAAAATGGTAAFPPRLAQACPSTALTALAASPAALLPARRHGP from the exons ATGGAGTCGAATGTGTTGGATGCGAGCAACCCCTTTACAGCAGAAGGCGACCTCCTGCTTTCAGACCTGGACCTGTACGACGCTGACATCTATGATGTCCCGGACCCGGGGCTGCTCAAGGAAAGGAATG AGTCATCGTTTTCGGAGCCGGCCCCACGGCTTTTTACCAGCAACTCACAGTGGCAGAACATGAGCCCGAGCGCCCGTGCCCGCCAGTTGTGGCTGCTCCTGCGTACAGGCCTCCAGAACTTCGTGGAAAAG GAGAAGAAAGCTGAGTTGCGCGTGGCGCGTTTGACCCACGGGCTGGAGCCACTGCGCCGCCTGGAGGTGGCACCCGGGCTACGTTCGGTGGCACAGGACCCGGTGGGCCGACGCTTTGTGATGCTGGATGGTGCGGGCCACCTGCACTTGCACAGGGAGGACGGCTGGATGCAGAAGAAGCTGCTGGCTCCTGCTGCTCTCACGGGGCTAGTGACAGTGCTGGGTCCGCTGGGCACTGTGGGCCGCTTTGTGGGCTGGGGCCCAGTGGGTCTGGCCATACTGAGATCTGACTTCAGCTTACTGTGGCCGAGTAAGCCAGGGGTGCACAGGGTGCCAGGCTGTGAGCCCATCTGCTGCCTGCCAGTGCCCGATCTCGGGCTGCTGCTAGTGGCCGAGGCAGATGGCAGCCTGGCGCTTTGGAAGTTCCGTTCAGGTGGCCGCCGCCTGGTTCCGCACAGGTCACCTCTGCAGCCACTGCCGGGCCAGGCAGGTGCACTTGCGCGTCTGGCTCTGGGGCCTCAGCCTCCCCATCAGGTCCCGTGCTGCTTCGCAGCCTATGGCTCAGCCGTGCTCACCTTTGATCTGCAAGCCTGGGTTCTCATAGATGTGCGTCAAGATCTGCACAAAAC TACCATCTGCGACCTGGCGTACTGCAGAGATGTAGAGGCCATGGTGACAGCTTCCCGGGACAGCACGGTGAAGGTGTGGGAGGCTGACTGGCAGATCCGGATGGTGTTCGTGGGCCACACAG GCCCGGTGACTGCAGTGGCTGTGCTCCCCAACACAACCCTGCTGCTGTCAGCTTCGCAGGACGGGACGCTGCGCACATGGGACCTGCAGGCAGCGGCGCAGGTGGGCGAGGTGGCGCTGAGCTGCTGGGGCCGGGGCGTGTCGTCCGAGAGCGTGAACCGCCTGCTGGCCCCCGCCGGCCCCGGCTGGCCCTTGCTCTCCTTGCGTGCCAGCAGCCTGGAGCTGTGGCGCCTGCGTGAGCTCTACTCGCCTTTGGCGCAGCTGTCAGCGCCGGTGCTGCACCTGCAGGTGGCGCCCGCGCTGCCCACGCCCCTGCACCCGCCGCTGCCTGTGCGCCTCGTGTGCGCGTGCGCCGATGGCTCGGTCTACCTGGTGTCCGTCTCGACGGGACGCACCGTGAGTGTGCTTCTGCTTGAGCCTGCAGACTGCGTGGCTGCCGTGGCCTATTGCCTGCCTCGCGAAGCACTGTGGCTGCTGACACATGCGggacacctgctgtgtgccaatgCGGCTCGCTGCCCCATGCGGGTACTGCACCGCCTGTGCCCGCCGCCACCCCCTGCGCCCAGGCCCTGCTGCCTGCACCTCTACAGCCACCTCACAGACCCCAGTAGTGCATTTGCCACCTGGGAGATTGTGCGCCAGCTCAAGGACGAGCTGTGCCCCAGTGACATGGCCTGGGCCTGGAAGGACAAGAACCG GTACCTGCCTGTGGTGGGGCACACCGACGGCGCCCTGTCCGTGCTCGACTTGCGCTCATCGAAGAGAGTCTTCCACATGGTGGCACACAGCCCAGGACCCGTCACCGCCATCGAGTCCACCTGGAACAGCATCGTGTCCTCCG GGGGAGACTTGACTGTGAAGATGTGGCGCGTCTTCCCCTACGCTGAGGAGAGCCTGAGCCTGCTTCGCACCTTCTCCTGCTGCCACCCGGCCGTGGTACTCTGTGCACTTGGGAAGCACGTCACTGTGGGCTTTGAGGACCCccacagtgccacctatggcttgGTGCAGTTCGGCCTGGACAGCAGCCCACGCTATGATCACCAGCCTCAGGACGACCCCACAGACCACATCACCG GCCTGTGCTGCTGTCCCACACTTAAGCTGTATGCCTGCTCCAGCCTCGACTGCACCATCCGCATCTGGACAGCAGAGAACCGCCTGCTGcg GCTCCTGCAGCTGAATGGTGCCCCTCAGGCCCTGACCTTCTGCAACAACAGCGGGGATCTGGTGCTGGCACTGGGCTCCCGCCTCTGCCTGGTGTCCCACATGCTCTACCTGCCCACATCTTACCTGGTTAAGGTGTGCACTGAGTGCCAggtgggcagggtggggctgCTGTCAGCAGATGAGCCTGCAGGGCCAGGGCTCCAGGCTCCTCTCCCTGCTCAGAAGCTGTATGGGAAGGTCCCCGACATGGTAGACGACCCTCCACTGCCCCTGAAGAGCCAGGAGTCGCTGACCTCAGCCCAGCTGTGGAGGCTTGCCAACCTGCATGGGGCGGCCAGCCTCAG CACAGCCTTGTCCTTCATCCATCGCCAGACGGCAGCACCTCAGCAGCCAGTGttggaggag gactTGGAAGCCCTGGTTGCCCGGGACCAAGACCTTCAGCAGCTGAGACTGGGGCTGGTGAGCCCGGCCGCCCAGGCCCCACTCTCTGGGCAGCAGTGCCAGGAGGCCTTCGATAACTACCTCCGTCTGATCTACGGCCCCGGCCTGTTG GGCAAGTATGCTGGAAGAGAGTCCCAGCAGTGCAGTGCCTTGCCCCTCACTGTGGAGAGAGAGACCTGGGAAGTGTGCAACCTGCCCAGAGACGCCCCTAGCCTCGGACAGGCTGGGGTCTGCACTGAAGCCCCCCCAGCGTCAATGACCCTGCCACCACAGGACCTGGGGGCTCTGGGCCGGCGATTTGCCCGCCCTCCCCGAGTGCCCCTGCCTGTCCCACCCCACCACCAGAGGGTGCACAGCAGAGCATCCCAG CTGCTGGCTCGCTCCTCCTTGAGCTGTGAGCTGGGCCTCAGTCTGGACCTGCAGCTGCAGTTGGAGTGGCTCTGCAGGGAGACGCCTGTGGCCCCGGACCCCCTGTCCTCCCACCTGCAGCATAGG ATCCCCCTGCCACTGAAGAGGCGGCCCCAGGAGCTTCTCTCCAACCTCGGGGGCTTCTTTCCCGCCACCATGCAGCCCTACAAG aaattgacacggcCTGTCCACTTCCCGGGCTGCGTGCCCAACTCCGCGGTGCTGCAGCAGATGTGGCTCCCTGGGGAGGTCAGAGGACTCAGTGCCCTGGGCCAGCTCACCCACAGTAGCAGACCAAAg CCAGGCGTGAGCCAGGACGACCTGTGGCTGGTGAGGGGCATCAGACGGCAGCACGCCATGTGGCAGCAGAGCCTGATCCAGTGGTTGGGGGAAGAGGAGGACAAGGAGCTGCTGGACTGGGCCTCAGATGCCCTGAGCCCCTGTGGGCAGCTCTCTGACCAGCTGCTGGAGTCTGAGGAGCTAAAGGCTCAG GTCTCTGAGTACTTGACCCAGAGGCCCATGGGCTCCCATGACGACACCACCAGGACAGAGACCCATTTCCGCCGCCCCCCACACCAGCGTGGGCGCGCGATCTGGGAAGAGCGCCACGGGCACCTGCCTAGCTTCCTGCATTTCTTCGTTGGCCAGAACTGGTTTAAAAAGCTGTTCCCCATCTTCACCCTGGAGGTTTGGGGGAGTCTTGGGAGCGTGGGCTCAGGTATGGGATGGGGAGGCtggaggcctgggctggggcagggggcaggcctCAGCATGCGGGTCCTGCAGGCGTACCCTGAGGTGGGCACGGTGGAGGGCCTGGCCTTGCTGTTCATGGACCTGCTGGACGAGGCCTCTTGGGCCAACCGCGTGGACATCCTGCATGCGCTGCTAAGGCTGCTGCCCGACGTCAGCAGAGGCCTCTGTGGCCGGCTGCAGGGCATCCTTGTGCGCTTGCTCAACCTGGACCAGCCGCCGAGCTTCGAG GACAAGACCCAGAAGCAATTCGTGATGCTGGCGCTGCAGCTGCTCCTGGCCTGCTCCCTGGAGTCCCGCGAGGTGGTGCTGGAGCTCATGTCCTACTTCCTCTACTCGCCTGCCTCCTGCCG GCCAGAGCTCAAGAAGCTGCTGGACGGACTAGGCCTTCAGGACCCGCAGGGCTTCCTGTTCCAGGAGATGTTGACCTGGGTCCAGGGCCCAGACTGTGACTCCAAGGCCGCACTGCGCAAGCGCTGCTGCCAGAAGCTGGAGGAAATGATCCAGCAGCTGCAG ATGGAAACCCTGCAGCCGTCTGTGGCCAAGTTGTCCGAGATCTTGCCCCAGGTCTCGGAGACCTCAgcacccctccctcctgccaaggAGGGCCTGTCGCAGACTTCCATGGCCTCTGGGGCAACTGTTCACATCTCTGTGACCCCCTCGGTCCGCTCCTGGATGCCCTCGCTGGTGGTCTCACCTGGGGAGCCGGACGTGGCCGCCCTGGAGTCTCAGGCCCAGCAGATGCCACCACAGACGCGCTTCAGGCAGACCAGACGCACACTCTCTGAGACCCTGATTCACTTCTGCTCTTCGCCCACTGCACTGCTGGATGAGCCTCTGCTGCTGGAGCAGATGGACTGGTCACAGTCAAAAGTGCTGGACCTGGGGCCCATCGACGCCCTCAACTTCTTCTGCAAGCAGCAGCAGGTTAGGCAGCAGGGCCACCAGCAGGAGGACCCAGGGAGCCCGCGCCCTGCCCTGCGCCCACGCCCTCAGGGGCCCAGCACCGTGGTGCCAGAGCTCCGAGATCGCCG GTACTACCCTATCCTCCGGCTTCAGGAGGCCAGGGCCCAGAGGTCTCCAATGAAACTGAGgg GCCTCACTGTCCTGCTGGCTCCCAGGTCAGATGCTGTCCCAGCTCCGGCCGGGCCGCACCCTGGACAACTCCATCCGGACCCTGAAGCTGCCGCTGCCACGGGTGGAACTGCAGCCTTTCCCCCTAGACTGGCCCAGGCCTGCCCGTCCACTGCCCTCACTGCTCTTGCAGCCAGCCCTGCAGCGCTACTTCCTGCCAGACGACACGGACCCTGA